The Pandoraea apista genomic interval CGACGAGCTGAAGGGGTAATGCTGACGGACACCGCGTTGCCCATCATGTGACGATGCAGCGACAATCGGGCGGCGCAGAATGCGCTCGGTGTGATGGGCCCAAAGACGGCGACTTCGGTCGCCGTTTTTTATGGGCGTTCGTCGAGAACTGAGGTATCGCGTACGAGAAGTGAGGTGGCGTATGACGGGGTAGGTTTTGCGGCACCGTCCGATTGGCGTGTCGCGGAGCGTGGGCGACGATGGACTCGTCATCAACGAGACGAGAGACCGAACCATGCAACAGGATCGACGACACCCGCAGCGTCGCGCCGATCGGCAGGCGCTTCGCGATGCCCTGACCCATCACCGCCATCCGTCGCGCCGAGACGCCCGGCGGCCGCCATCGCTCGATGCAGGGCGAAGGCGGAACCGGGGATCGTGGCTATTGCCGCCACGCGCGTCGGAGCCACCGGTCGCTGCGACGGCGGCAGAGGGGGGGCCGAGGGCCGGTGCGTGCGGTCGGCCTCGCTGTCGAGGGGCGGCACTGCTCGACGTCATGTTCACATTGGCCGCCCTCATGGCCGGTGCGCAAGGGTTTGCCCAATGGCAGGCGGCGGGCGGTATGACATCTGCCGAGCTTGCCCCGCCGGCGAAAGCGGCCGCGACGGCCTTGCCGGCGCCAGCCAGGAGTGACGCATGGCACATAGGCCGCTAACCGCGATGCGGCCGTTGACCGTCGTTCGGGGCGATCGGGTTTGCACGCGTCATATGAGGGGTTTCACGCTGCTCGAATGGGTGCTGGCAATGCCGCTCGGACTGCTGATCGTGACGGCGGCGATCGCGATCTATCTGGCGGGGATTCGGTTGTGGCGAGTCCAGGCGGAGCGATATGACGTAACCGAGCGCGCCATCTTTGCGTTGACCCAACTGACTCGCGCCGTAGGCATGGCGGGGTACCGGAACTGGGACCCGATGGAGGGCGCGATCTGGCCACCGGGGGCGTTGCCGGCGAAGCGAGAGTGGCCGTCGTTACGAGCGAGTGCTGCGTGTGCGAGCACGGTTGACACTTGCCCGCGACAGGGTTGGCAAGGCAGTTCGTTGCTTGAGGTGCAGTTTCAGGGGGCGGGGTTGTCGACCGGCAATGGGGCCGTTCATAACTGCGCTGGGATGCGCACCCGGGCGACGGGTCAACTGGACGACCGACAAGTCAGTATTTTCTATGTCGATAAGGGAGAGGACGGTACTCCCTCACTCTATTGCCGTTATGGCGAGCGTCAGATGCTCTCGGCGGATCTGCACCCGGCGCAGGTGTTGGTGAGCGGGGTGGAAGCCATGTACGTTCGGCTGGGGTTCCGCGTTGGGGGAACAGGGCCTTTGCGCTGGGTCGAGCCCGTGAGGAGTCTGCGCCGCAGGCCGCCGAGCCCGCCGCGGGGGGAGGGCGGGTGGGAGAACGTTGCTGCCGTGGCATTCTCGCTGGTCCTGCGTGGTGCACCGCGAAGTGGCGGCAAGTCCCGCGCGGTGCAGGTGGTCGAAGTCTTCGATGCAGTGTCCGGTGGCCGCGAGTACAAACGGCTAGGCAATGCTGGCGATGTCCATCTGCATGTGTTCAATGCGGTGGCCTATCGCCGCAACGATGGTGGCGTCGGTGAGGAGGCGAAATGGTTGGCGTCTTCATGGTGATGTGGCTGGCGGCATTGATGACGCTTGCCGCATCCGGTATGCAGCATCGTCAACTGGCCGCTCGGTTCATCGCCTACACGAGCGACCGCGCTGGGGCATTTGCAGCGGCGGATCAGGCCCTGACCGAGGCGCGCGATTGGCTCACGCATACCTCTCGCGCAGCGGATATCGCAGGCGTCTCGGTTTTCGAAGCCGGACCGTTCGGCGTGCTCGCGGCGAACCATCGCGGCGACATCTGGTACGAGCGCCGTATACCAAGATGGCGAACGGTCGAGTGGTATGGCAGTAGCGCCGTCGTTGCGACCCGCAAGGCGCGCTATTTCATCGAGAGAATTGCGTTTTCCGCCTATCCGGCAGGCGAGCCGCAGGCGGGCGACACGCCGGCGCGCCGGTATCGTGTGAGTGCCATGGGATGTGGCGAGTTGCCGGGCACACGCGTGTATTTGCAGGCGATTTATGAAGTCCGGCAGAGACCGGCGGAAGCTCGCAGTGGT includes:
- a CDS encoding PilW family protein; protein product: MRGFTLLEWVLAMPLGLLIVTAAIAIYLAGIRLWRVQAERYDVTERAIFALTQLTRAVGMAGYRNWDPMEGAIWPPGALPAKREWPSLRASAACASTVDTCPRQGWQGSSLLEVQFQGAGLSTGNGAVHNCAGMRTRATGQLDDRQVSIFYVDKGEDGTPSLYCRYGERQMLSADLHPAQVLVSGVEAMYVRLGFRVGGTGPLRWVEPVRSLRRRPPSPPRGEGGWENVAAVAFSLVLRGAPRSGGKSRAVQVVEVFDAVSGGREYKRLGNAGDVHLHVFNAVAYRRNDGGVGEEAKWLASSW
- a CDS encoding pilus assembly protein, with the translated sequence MVGVFMVMWLAALMTLAASGMQHRQLAARFIAYTSDRAGAFAAADQALTEARDWLTHTSRAADIAGVSVFEAGPFGVLAANHRGDIWYERRIPRWRTVEWYGSSAVVATRKARYFIERIAFSAYPAGEPQAGDTPARRYRVSAMGCGELPGTRVYLQAIYEVRQRPAEARSGGRAPSFSSRSLSWREVAMWHDSVVATPVQRNRDEHCDAP